The Sesamum indicum cultivar Zhongzhi No. 13 linkage group LG1, S_indicum_v1.0, whole genome shotgun sequence genome includes a window with the following:
- the LOC105162744 gene encoding dehydrodolichyl diphosphate synthase 6, which produces MDGKRNTILFKLFGSSISYMRRCLFSVLSVGPVPNHLAFILDGNRRYAKKWNLGEGMGYRAGFLSLMSLIKYCYELGVKYVSIYAFSIDNFRRRPEEVQCVMDLMLEKIEGLLKEESLVNQYGVRVYFIGNLKLLHEPVRLAAERAMKATSNNNNSILLICVAYTSTDEIVHAAQESCEDKWATTQSSANIKDSQDGEEKDTDDVIKLSDIESHMYMRVAPDPDILVRTSGETRLSNFLLWQTSNCLLYSPKALWPEIGLRHLVWGVLNFQRAHPYLERGRKQP; this is translated from the coding sequence ATGGATGGCAAGAGGAATACCATTCTTTTCAAGTTGTTTGGGAGTTCAATTAGCTACATGCGGAGATGTCTATTCAGCGTGCTGTCTGTCGGTCCGGTCCCAAACCATCTGGCCTTTATTCTAGACGGAAATCGAAGGTACGCCAAGAAGTGGAACCTTGGAGAGGGAATGGGCTACAGAGCTGGATTCTTGTCCCTCATGTCATTGATAAAGTACTGCTATGAGCTGGGAGTGAAATATGTGAGCATATATGCATTCAGCATCGACAATTTCAGGAGACGGCCTGAGGAAGTTCAGTGCGTGATGGATCTGATGCTGGAGAAAATCGAGGGACTGCTCAAGGAAGAAAGCCTCGTGAACCAATATGGTGTGAGGGTTTATTTCATTGGGAACTTGAAGCTTCTGCATGAGCCTGTCCGCCTTGCTGCCGAGAGGGCCATGAAAGCCACGTCCAACAATAACAACAGCATTCTCCTGATCTGTGTGGCTTATACCTCAACTGACGAGATTGTGCATGCTGCTCAAGAGTCTTGTGAGGATAAGTGGGCTACGACCCAATCTTCGGCTAACATCAAGGATTCTCAGGACGGTGAAGAAAAGGACACTGACGACGTTATAAAGCTGTCTGATATCGAGAGTCACATGTATATGAGAGTGGCGCCCGATCCAGACATTTTGGTCAGGACCTCGGGGGAGACTCGTCTCAGCAATTTTCTCCTCTGGCAGACTTCAAACTGCCTCCTCTATTCGCCCAAAGCATTGTGGCCGGAGATCGGTTTGCGTCACTTAGTTTGGGGAGTGTTGAACTTCCAAAGAGCTCATCCTTACCTGGAGAGGGGGAGGAAGCAGCCATGA
- the LOC105162764 gene encoding protein STRUBBELIG-RECEPTOR FAMILY 6-like produces MVKKVAVVVVAVFIGILSSINADTDPADASALNILYTSLNSPQQLTNWKASGGDPCGESWKGITCSGTRVTEINISGLGLSGNMGYQLDKLTSVTTFDISNNNLGNQIPYQLPPNVQRLNLAGNGFTAGLPYSISLMTSLKYLNVSHNQIQGPVAISFGSLTALSTLDFSFNSMTGDLPQSLQSLTGMKNMYLQNNKFTGNIDVLGNLPLENLNIENNQFSGRIPEQLKSIHLQLSGNLFKDVSAPPPPPGTPPPRRPPNQNEKSGATSSSLHSGGSESNGGGGSKSGIGAGAIAGIVISVLIVGAIIALFIVKRRSRKPSADIEKHDNLPFAPPASQQSQGMNSVQSSSTTGTMETPVVIDLKPPPVDDDLKSFDDDDIFVPPVPPPKKVKKGPINAKLYSVVDLQRATDSFSVDNLIGEGTLGRVYRAQLDDGQVLAVKKIKSPFLSNSKDFIDIVSEISMLRHPNVTELIGYCSEHEQHLLVYELHQNGSLHEFLHLLDDQSKALTWNNRVKIALGAARALEYLHEVCSPSVIHKNFKSANILVDMEFNAHLSDCGLASLVHESLDQASGYNAPEVSMSGQYTIKSDVYSFGVVMLELLSGRTPFDSSRPRTEQSLARWATPQLHDIDALAKMVDPALDGLYPVKSLSRFADVIALCVQPEPEFRPPMSEVVESLVRLVEQANMS; encoded by the exons ATGGTGAAAAAGGTGgcagtggtggtggtggcggtCTTCATCGGCATTCTGAGCTCCATCAATGCGGACACAGATCCAGCTGATG CATCTGCTCTCAATATCCTGTATACCAGCTTGAATTCACCTCAGCAACTTACAAACTGGAAAGCAAGCGGTGGTGATCCTTGTGGGGAGTCCTGGAAGGGAATCACATGCTCAGGCACAAGAGTAACAGAAAT AAATATATCAGGGTTAGGACTCTCCGGGAATATGGGATACCAGCTCGATAAGTTGACTTCTGTAACTACTTT CGACATAAGTAACAATAACCTCGGAAACCAGATTCCTTACCAACTTCCTCCGAACGTGCAGAGACT AAACCTTGCTGGCAATGGTTTCACTGCTGGCCTTCCATATTCCATATCGCTGATGACTTCTCTGAAATACCT AAACGTAAGTCACAACCAAATCCAGGGTCCAGTGGCTATATCGTTCGGCTCACTTACAGCTCTCTCCACATT GGATTTCTCTTTTAATAGCATGACCGGGGATCTTCCTCAGAGTTTGCAATCCCTGACTGGCATGAAGAATAT GTATTTACAGAACAATAAGTTTACCGGAAACATTGATGTCCTTGGTAATCTTCCACTTGAAAATCT CAATATCGAAAACAACCAATTCAGTGGACGGATCCCAGAACAACTGAAGAGCATACACCTGCA ATTGAGTGGTAATTTATTCAAGGATGTGTCTGCGCCTCCACCGCCACCTGGAACTCCTCCTCCCAGGAGGCCGCCcaaccaaaatgaaaaatccgGAGCTACTTCTAGCTCATTACATAGTGGAGGTAGTGAAAGTAATGGCGGTGGTGGAAGCAAATCCGGTATAGGAGCTGGTGCCATAGCCGGAATTGTTATCTCTGTTTTAATTGTTGGAGCAATAATAGCACTTTTTATTGTTAAGAGACGATCAAGAAAGCCATCCGCAGACATTGAGAAGCATGATAATCTGCCTTTTGCTCCTCCTGCTTCTCAACAATCACAAG GGATGAACTCTGTTCAAAGTTCATCTACGACAGGCACAATGGAAACTCCTGTTGTGATAGATCTCAAACCTCCTCCTGTTGATGATGATCTTAAATCATTTGACGatgatgatatttttgtaCCGCCAGTTCCTCCTCCCAAGAAAGTCAAAAAAGGTCCAATAAATGCCAAATTGTACTCAGTAGTGGACTTGCAGAGAGCTACCGATAGTTTCTCTGTTGACAACCTTATTGGCGAGGGAACTCTTGGACGTGTTTATCGGGCTCAATTGGATGACGGGCAG GTTTTAGCTGTGAAGAAAATCAAGTCACCTTTTCTGTCCAATTCCAAAGATTTCATAGACATTGTGTCGGAGATTTCCATGTTGCGTCACCCAAATGTCACTGAGCTCATAGGATATTGCTCCGAGCATGAACAACACTTGCTTGTTTATGAGCTCCATCAAAATGGTTCTCTACATGAGTTTCTGCATCTCTTGGATGACCAAAGCAAGGCATTAACATGGAATAACCGTGTCAAGATTGCATTAGGGGCCGCTAGAGCACTAGA GTATCTGCATGAAGTTTGTTCACCATCAGTTATCCacaagaatttcaaatcaGCAAACATTTTAGTTGACATGGAGTTCAATGCTCATCTTTCCGATTGTGGGTTAGCAAGCCTGGTCCATGAGTCGTTAGATCAG GCATCTGGCTACAATGCACCTGAGGTTTCCATGTCTGGTCAGTATACAATTAAGAGTGATGTATACAGCTTTGGGGTTGTAATGTTGGAACTGCTTAGCGGACGCACACCATTTGATAG CTCAAGGCCAAGAACGGAGCAATCTTTAGCTCGATGGGCAACCCCTCAGCTCCACGATATTGATGCTCTTGCTAAGATGGTTGATCCTGCGCTAGATGGGCTTTATCCTGTCAAGTCTCTCTCCCGTTTTGCTGATGTAATTGCTCTTTGCGTCCAG CCGGAGCCTGAGTTCAGGCCGCCCATGTCAGAAGTGGTTGAGTCATTGGTTCGGTTGGTGGAACAAGCAAATATGAGCTAG